The window CTCTGGGGGAGTTTGAGGACGAGGCCCCTTAAGGGCCGAAGCGGGGGGCTGGGGGCGGCAGCCCCCAGGTCCGACGCCCACCGAAACGCCGTCTCACCCGACGGACCACGTTTCACCGAGGTTTCCCGAAACAGCTACGCTCCCCCCGTGGCTGAGATCCAGATTCCCGCTGACATCAAGCCCGCCGACGGACGTTTCGGCGCGGGCCCCTCCAAGGTGCGGACGGAAGCGCTGGACGCGCTGGCCGCGACCGGTACCTCCCTCCTCGGCACCTCCCACCGCCAGGCCCCGGTCAAGAACCTGGTCGGCCAGGTGCGCGAGGGCATCTCCGAGCTGTTCCAGCTGCCCGACGGCTACGAGGTCGTCCTCGGCAACGGCGGCTCCACCGCGTTCTGGGACATCGCGACGCACGGCCTGATCGAGAACAAGTCGCAGCACCTCACGTTCGGTGAGTTCAGCTCGAAGTTCGCCAAGGCCGCCAAGCTCGCCCCGTGGCTGGCCGAGCCGGAGGTCATCTCCACCGACCCGGGCACGCACCCCGAGCCGGTCGCCGCGGCGGGCGTCGACGTCTACGCCTTCACGCACAACGAGACCTCGACCGGTGTCGCCATGCCGATCAAGCGCGTGGCAGGTGCCGACGAGGGCGCCCTGGTCCTCGTGGACGCCACCTCCGGCGCCGGCGGCCTCCCGGTCGACGTCTCCGAGACGGACGTCTACTACTTCGCCCCGCAGAAATCCTTCGCCTCCGACGGCGGCCTGTGGATCGGCGTGTTCTCCCCGGCCGCCATCGAGCGCGCCGAGCGCATTCACGCGTCCGGCCGCCACATCCCGGAGTTCTTCTCGCTCCCCACGGCGATCGACAACTCCCGCAAGAACCAGACGTACAACACCCCGGCGCTCGCCACCCTCTTCCTGCTGAACCAGCAGCTGGAGTGGATCAACGGCCAGGGCGGCCTCGACTGGGCGGTCCGCCGTACGGCCACCTCCGCCCGCACGCTGTACGGCTGGGCCGAGGACATCAAGTACGCCAACCCGTTCGTCACCGACCCGGCCAAGCGCTCGGCGGTCATCGGCACGATCGACTTCACGGACGAGATCGACGCCGCCGCCGTCGCCAAGGTGCTGCGCGCCAACGGCATCGTCGACACCGAGCCCTACCGCAAGCTCGGCCGCAACCAGCTGCGCGTCGCGATGTTCCCGGCGATCGACCCGGCGGACATCGACGCGCTGACGAAGTGCATCGACTACGTGATCGAGAAGCTCTGATCACTTCGGTACGACGACGAAGGGCGCCTGGTGCACACCGGGCGCCCTTTCTCGTGAAGCATGGCCTGACCTGCGGGATTTACTTCGGATACAAATCGCGGGCCGGTCGAGTCTGGGTATCGGTGACATTGTCCGGGGCGCTCGTCGGCAGCAAGGCTGCAGTTCGTCGATCGAACGGCGAACGGGAGTTGCCCGATGGAACCAGCCGCAAGCCCACCCCGGGGCCTCTCGCTGCCGGAGATTCGCCGGCGTGGGCTCGCGGGCGGGCGGGGGGTCCTGGCGCTGGACCCCGGACTCGACTACGTGGCCGCGCTGTTCGGCGTGCTGCGGGCGGGGTGCGCCGTGGTGCCCGCGTTCCCGCCGTCCGGCCGACGTGCGGTGGCGCGCCAGCGCATTGCGGGCGGACCCCGCGCAGCGCGTAGGAGAACCCGGCGCAGCCCGCGTTGACGTCGTAGGCCCCGGGCGCCTCGATGCCCAGCCGGTGTGCGACGCCGGGCGCCGCGACGGGGATCTGGGTCTCCTGCGTGCAGGTCGCCACGACCACCAGGTCGATCTCGTCGGACGGCAGTCCACTGGCGGCCAGTGCCTTCGCTCCGGCGTGGACCGCCATGTCCGTCACCGACTCCTGCGGGGCCGCGATGTGCCGACGGGCGATGCCGACGCGGCTGCGGATCCACTCGTCGCTGGTGTCCACCCGGGCGGCGAGTTGCTCGTTGGTGACCACACGCTCGGGCTGGTAGTGGCCGAACGCCAGGATCCGCGGCCCCGTCGCCGTCCGCCGTGCCTGTGCGCTCATCGAGGCACCTGGAAGAGCCACGAGCAATATCACCGATGCCCAGATCGGGGCGTCCGGGCTTTGGCACCCGGGCGTGAAAACCGCAGGTCACGCCGGGGATATGGGCTTCCGGCAGCGGAACGCCGCGCGCGGTCGGAGGTTGACATGCTCCGGCGCCGAGGGGAAACATGAACCTGACTTAAGAATCAGGATTCATATATCGGAGGCTGCGATGAGCTCATACGGGAGCCGACCCCTCGGCCGGGGTCCGGCCAAACCGCAACAGCGGCGCAGCCAGGAGACCCACGCCGCGCTGCTGCGTGCCGCGGACGCCGGTTTCAGCACCGAGGGCTGGCGCGGCACCTCCGTGGAGCGCATCGCGGCGGCGGCCGGCACGTCCGTGGGCAGCGTGTACACCCGCTTCGGCAGCAAGCGCGACCTGCTGCTCGCGGTGGTGGGCGAGCGCCTCGAGGAGATCACCGGGCTGGTCGAGACGACCGAGTTCACCGAGCTCCTGCACGACCCCGTAGGCGGACTCAGGGCGACCGTCGCGCTGGTGGTGAGCCGCCGTCGCGGAGCCGCCGGACTGCTGACCGCCTGGGCCGACGCGTGCATCGATCATCCCGAGATGCGCGAGCTGGAGACCGGCATCCGCGACAGCATCGTCAAGCAGTTGCGCGACCGACTGGAGCTGCTCTCGGCGCACCCCGGGATGCGCCCGGAGATCGATCTGGACCAACTGGCCATCGCCGTATGCGGGTTGATCGAAGGCCTGCACCTGCCGCCGTGGACGAGCCTCAGCGACGAGGAGGCCACCGACATCTGTTCCCGGCTCATCCTGCACACCTGCCTGCGCGACGACGCCCTCCCGCCGTCCTAGCGACCGCCCGGCGACCAAGCCGTACGCCCCCCGCACCTCCCCGTTCACCGGCGCTCGTCGGGCACAAAGCCATGCCCCCACGGAAAAGCGAGGCAATCCATGAGCGACAAGCTGACCGCGGTCCCCGACCGGGACGAAGGGCTCGCCGTCCCGCCCGGGGACGAAGAGCAGAACCCGACGGGCGAGAAGAACAAGAAGGGGAAGGGGAAGGGGAAGCGAAAGGAGAAGGAGAAGGAGAAGCCGTCCGGCGGAGGGACGCCCAAGCGGATTCTCCTCATCGCCCCGCTGCTCTATCTCGGAATCCTCAGCGTCCTGCAGTTCAACTTCACGCGTATGCACGACGCGCTCGTCCACATCCAGGACGGCACGACGTCGGGGCTCGCCCTGACGAACAAGCAGCTCAGTGAGACCAATAAGAAGTTGAGCACGACAAACCGGCAGCTCAGCGAGACGAACAGGAAACTGAACTCGACCAACACGCAGTTGGGCACGACCAACAAGAAGCTCAACGCGCTGGGCGACCTCAAGCAGCGGATGCTACTGCTCAACCAGAACATGACCGCCATGCGGGAGTTGATGAAGCCACTGCCCGGAATGGCTTCCAAGATATCGAAGCTGAGCGATCAGATCACGGCTCTCAACTCGAGCGTCAGCGCCTTGGAGAAGGACGCCTCGTCACTGCACACGGTGGCGAAGAACGTCAAGGACATGAAGTCGAGCATCAAGGATCTCTCCAAGCAGATGGGCGGAATGAACGGAACGCTGTCCAGCATGTCGGAGGACCTCGACGACATGGACCAGCGCCTGAAGATCATTCCCAAGCTGCCCAACTGAACCGGAAGACCAAGAGCTCACGGTCGCGGACCGTGAACGCGCCGCGCTGCTGGCCAGAGCGGTCGCACCACGCGTGGCCGCCCTGGCGGGAGCGATCTTCGACCGGACCGGTCCCCACGAGTCACACCTGCTGCACCGCGTCACCCAGTGCCTGCGCATCGGGCTGACCACATGCCTGCGCGGACGGCCTCTGAGCCGCTGCTCCACCGCGCGGCACAGCTGTGCGCCATGTTTCCCGCGGTCCTCGAACTGTGGGACTCCTTGTTCTGAGAAGCCGGTTCGAGTCAGGCGCCCGGCGCACACCGGGCGCCCTCCTCTCACCTTGCTCCTCTCACGTCGCTCCTCTCACCTCGCTCCTCTCACGTCGCCACACAGCTCACGGTCGGCACCCCGCCACCCCCGGGCGCGCCCCCGAACCCGAAGCTCGCCGAACCTCCGGACGCGATCGCCCCGTTGTGACCCGCGTTGGTGGCCGTGACGGTCGACCCGGTCTGGGTGTACGACGCGTTCCACATGGTGGTGACCTGCTGGGAGCCGGGCCAGGTCCAGGTCACCCGCCAGGACTTGAGCGCCGTGGCGCCGGAGTTGGTGACCTTCACCTCGGCGTTGAAGCCGCCGCCCCAGTCGCTGCTGACG of the Streptomyces sp. T12 genome contains:
- the serC gene encoding phosphoserine transaminase — its product is MAEIQIPADIKPADGRFGAGPSKVRTEALDALAATGTSLLGTSHRQAPVKNLVGQVREGISELFQLPDGYEVVLGNGGSTAFWDIATHGLIENKSQHLTFGEFSSKFAKAAKLAPWLAEPEVISTDPGTHPEPVAAAGVDVYAFTHNETSTGVAMPIKRVAGADEGALVLVDATSGAGGLPVDVSETDVYYFAPQKSFASDGGLWIGVFSPAAIERAERIHASGRHIPEFFSLPTAIDNSRKNQTYNTPALATLFLLNQQLEWINGQGGLDWAVRRTATSARTLYGWAEDIKYANPFVTDPAKRSAVIGTIDFTDEIDAAAVAKVLRANGIVDTEPYRKLGRNQLRVAMFPAIDPADIDALTKCIDYVIEKL
- a CDS encoding TetR/AcrR family transcriptional regulator; translated protein: MSSYGSRPLGRGPAKPQQRRSQETHAALLRAADAGFSTEGWRGTSVERIAAAAGTSVGSVYTRFGSKRDLLLAVVGERLEEITGLVETTEFTELLHDPVGGLRATVALVVSRRRGAAGLLTAWADACIDHPEMRELETGIRDSIVKQLRDRLELLSAHPGMRPEIDLDQLAIAVCGLIEGLHLPPWTSLSDEEATDICSRLILHTCLRDDALPPS